The following are encoded together in the Acipenser ruthenus chromosome 24, fAciRut3.2 maternal haplotype, whole genome shotgun sequence genome:
- the LOC117429573 gene encoding nuclear cap-binding protein subunit 3-like: MAAVRSLQVSVKPDTGSDRSESDSESEPDRDLREPEPMEVEEGELESISVQRSLKDLLPDTSRRYENKAGTFITGIDVTSKEAVEKKDQRAKRFHLRAEENLAQRNVVLDRETIKKAVPRVRLEAVHMTGVEEMSTQDIFGYYKEYPPAHIEWIDDASCNVVWLDDVTSTRALINISRMPDLETEASKMSPVKSQPETSGRDRRSQDSDEETEEGEVDDESVSESDGKARDSEEEEESEKKPAPESETDLLSQAEKESLLRNDLRPATKPFKGNKLFMRFATQDDKKELGAARRSQYYMKYGNPNYGGMKGILSNSWKRRFHTRRIQRDVLKTKKSIIGDDVGLTPPYKHRHSDLVNVPEEPIEEEEEEEEDMDEDERVVEYREERERERGARSTTAPLRRPSPPDSDSDSDEMDYDLELKMISTPSPKKSMKMTMYADEVESKLKTIRNSMRSDTVVSSNVKNRIGTGSKTSSETVTDVRLLLEEKRQNSTQQHPSSSTTKTDVRQRLGKRPHSPDSRAGKVTVISPAPVPRREPLSDVHSRLGTPRQDPRGLYSENSKDKKPAGNLWSRLGSSSSSRSLRKEKLSPRKAVAARGSSGSEKEEDDSELQRVWGNLIKEKKEKEKEQSLKKSRLDNLPSLQIEISRDSSNGSDSES; the protein is encoded by the exons ATGGCGGCGGTGCGTAGTTTACAGGTGTCAGTCAAGCCAGATACCGGGTCGGATCGGTCCGAATCGGACTCCGAATCCGAACCGGACCGGGACCTCCGCGAACCGGAGCCCATGGAAGTTGAAGAGGGGGAACTGGAGTCGATCTCGGTCCAACGGTCACTCAAAGACCTGCTGCCG GACACAAGCCGGCGTTATGAAAACAAAGCTGGCACGTTCATCACAGGGATCGATGTCACATCCAAG GAAGCTGTGGAAAAGAAGGACCAGAGAGCCAAGCGCTTCCATCTGCGAGCCGAGGAGAATCTGGCCCAGAGGAACGTGGTGCTGGATCGGGAGACGATAAAGAAAG CCGTCCCGCGAGTGCGGTTGGAGGCGGTACACATGACTGGCGTGGAAGAGATGAGCACGCAGGACATTTTCGGGTACTACAAGGAGTACCCCCCCGCTCATATTGAATGGATCGACGATGCCTCAT GTAACGTGGTGTGGCTGGATGACGTGACGTCGACCCGAGCCCTGATCAACATCAGCCGCATGCCGGACCTGGAAACGGAGGCCAGCAAGATGAGCCCGGTGAAGAGCCAGCCGGAGACCAGCGGGAGAG ATCGGAGAAGTCAGGACTCTGACGAGGAGACAGAGGAAGGGGAGGTGGACGACGAGAGTGTGAGCGAGAGCGACGGGAAAGCGCGTgacagcgaggaggaggaggaatctGAGAAGAAACCTGCCCCCGAGAGCGAG actgATTTATTATCTCAGGCGGAGAAAGAGTCCCTGCTTCGTAATGACCTTCGACCTGCCACCAAGCCATTTAAAGGAAACAAGCTCTTTATGAGGTTCGCCACACAGG ATGATAAGAAAGAATTGGGAGCAGCCAGAAGAAGCCAGTATTACATGAAGTATGGAAACCCCAACTACGGGGGCATGAAAGGGATCCTCAGCAACTCCTG GAAGCGGAGGTTCCATACCCGGCGTATTCAACGGGACGTCCTGAAGACGAAAAAGAGCATCATCGGGGACGATGTGGGGCTAACACCCCCTTACAAACACCGTCACTCAG ACCTGGTGAACGTTCCCGAGGAGCCGAtcgaggaggaggaagaggaggaggaggacatgGATGAAGATGAGCGGGTGGTGGAGTACCGGGAGgagcgggagagggagaggggggctcGCAGCACCACGGCCCCCCTGCGCAGGCCCAGCCCCCCTGACTCGGACTCCGACTCAGACGAGATGGATTACGACCTGGAGCTCAAGATGATTTCTACCCCCTCTCCCAAGAAGAGCATGAAGATGACCATGTACGCAGACGAGGTGGAGTCCAAGCTCAAGACCATACG AAACTCCATGCGGTCCGACACTGTGGTCAGCAGCAACGTCAAGAACAGAATTGGAACTGGAAGCAAAACCTCCTCGGAGACGGTCACTGACGTCCGGCTCctattggaggagaaacggcagAATTCGACACAGCAGCACCCGTCGTCCAGCACAACCAAAACAG ATGTACGGCAGCGGCTGGGCAAGAGGCCGCACTCCCCCGACAGCCGGGCCGGTAAAGTGACCGTCATCAGCCCGGCCCCCGTCCCCCGCAGGGAGCCCCTCAGCGACGTGCACAGCCGGCTCGGGACCCCCAGACAGGACCCCCGGGGGCTCTACTCCGAAAACAGCAAAGACAAGAAGCCAG CTGGGAACCTGTGGAGCCGCCTGGGCTCTTCTTCCTCCTCCAGGTCCCTGAGAAAGGAGAAGCTGTCCCCGAGGAAGGCAGTGGCTGCGAGGGGGAGCTCGGGCTCGGAGAAGGAGGAGGACGACTCGGAGCTGCAGAGGGTGTGGGGCAACCTGAtcaaggagaagaaggagaaggaaaaGGAGCAGTCCCTGAAGAAGAGCCGGCTGGACAACCTGCCCTCTCTGCAGATCGAGATCAGCCGGGATAGCAGCAATGGCTCTGACAGCGAGtcctga